One genomic region from Argentina anserina chromosome 2, drPotAnse1.1, whole genome shotgun sequence encodes:
- the LOC126785264 gene encoding putative nucleobase-ascorbate transporter 10, producing MAEELLPHPLKEQLPGVQYCVNSPPPWIEAIALGFQHYLLNLGITVLIPNIIVPQMGGGDVEKARVVQTMLFLSGMNTMLQSLFGTRLPSVVVGSYAYVLPTTSIILANRYKAFTDPHERFLQSMRGIQGALIIAASFQMIVGFLGLWRNVVRFLSPLSIVPYITFAGLGLYHLGFPMLASCVELGLPELIIVVFISQYLSRFINTKWQIFDRFAVMFSVGIVWLLAQLLTSSGVYDNKPASTQISCRTDRSGLLAASPWIYIPYPFQWGSPTFNAGEAFAMVAASLVSLIESSGTFYATARYASATPVPPSVVGRGVGWLGLGVFLNGMFGSLTGTTASVENAGLLALTRVGSRRVIQISAGFMIFFSIFGKFGALFASIPMPIIAALHCILYGYVSSAGLGFLQFCNLNSFRTKFILGFSFFMGISVPQYFREYRLGHIHYGPRWFNDVVTVIFMSHTLVASLVALILDCSLSREDDASRKDSGLNWWAKFGVYGSDVRNDEFYALPCNLDKLFPAH from the exons ATGGCCGAGGAGTTGCTGCCGCATCCATTAAAAGAGCAGCTACCGGGCGTTCAGTACTGTGTTAACAGTCCTCCTCCTTGGA TTGAAGCTATAGCGTTGGGCTTCCAGCACTACCTTTTAAATCTTGGTATCACTGTCTTAATTCCCAACATAATTGTCCCTCAAATGGGCGGAGGTGAT GTTGAGAAGGCTAGGGTGGTACAAACCATGCTGTTTCTTTCAGGGATGAACACAATGTTGCAATCTCTATTTGGGACCAGACTCCCCTCAGTGGTCGTCGGATCATATGCTTATGTGCTCCCCACAACTTCAATAATCCTAGCTAACAGATACAAGGCATTCACAGATCCTCATGAG AGGTTTTTACAAAGTATGAGAGGCATACAAGGAGCTCTAATTATCGCTGCCAGTTTTCAGATGATTGTGGGCTTCCTAGGCTTGTGGAGAAATGTCGTAAG GTTTCTTAGCCCTCTTTCTATAGTGCCATACATAACCTTTGCTGGACTTGGTCTCTATCATCTTGGGTTCCCTATG TTGGCAAGCTGTGTTGAACTTGGTCTTCCTGAGCTGATCATCGTGGTATTCATCTCACAG TATCTATCTCGTTTTATAAATACCAAGTGGCAGATATTTGACAGATTCGCAGTCATGTTTTCTGTTGGAATTGTATGGTTATTGGCACAACTTCTTACCTCAAGTGGTGTTTATGACAACAAACCTGCAAGCACTCAGATCAGTTGTCGCACTGACCGTTCTGGCCTTCTTGCTGCATCTCCTTG GATATATATCCCATATCCTTTTCAATGGGGAAGCCCCACTTTTAATGCAGGAGAAGCTTTTGCGATGGTTGCTGCCTCTTTAGTTTCTCTCATAGAG TCATCTGGTACATTTTATGCAACAGCGAGATACGCGAGTGCCACACCTGTACCTCCTTCTGTTGTTGGTCGCGGTGTTGGCTGGCTA GGTCTTGGAGTTTTTCTGAATGGGATGTTCGGTTCTCTTACTGGCACTACTGCATCCGT TGAAAATGCTGGTCTATTAGCATTGACAAGAGTTGGAAGCCGTAGAGTTATCCAAATTTCAGCTGGTTTCATGATTTTCTTCTCCATATTTG GAAAATTTGGAGCCCTTTTTGCATCTATTCCAATGCCAATCATTGCAGCTCTTCACTGCATCCTATATGGCTATGTTT CATCTGCTGGACTTGGGTTTCTGCAGTTCTGTAACTTAAACAGTTTCAGAACAAAATTTATACTGGGGTTCTCTTTCTTCATGGGAATTTCAGTACCACAATACTTCAGAGAATATAGGCTGGGGCATATTCACTATGGTCCTAGATGG TTTAATGATGTTGTGACGGTGATCTTCATGTCTCACACATTAGTAGCTTCGCTGGTTGCTTTAATATTGGACTGCTCGCTTTCCCGAGAAGATGATGCATCTAGAAAAGACAGCGGCTTGAATTGGTGGGCGAAGTTCGGGGTATATGGTTCTGATGTTAGAAATGATGAGTTCTATGCATTACCATGCAATCTGGACAAGCTTTTCCCAGCTCATTAA
- the LOC126784261 gene encoding uncharacterized protein LOC126784261, with product MEALPSNYVTLLQLKERYLKEKEEQEQRKREEEERERERAEKEKEKEEELPLQQLKEEEAKLPSNYVTLLQLKERYLKEKEEREQKEEQERVQKEEQEKEEELRLQKFKEEEAKLRKPAGVVVAKSRGRISRPVVDRKEYRLVVELKEVGAVADRSVSECEGGEGEGKSEVVEEEKRWKKKEKKKKKKEKEKEKEGEESSEKASNGLRRNGGGKRRGGGEFRVKSKNSSTVGANDEIEPKVRDLERNGEMERRNDRQRRPYRRNVGDKEEIEPRGREFETHGETERGSDRRSRPNHRSGGSREEIEPKVRDKRVRNGETEGGSDRLMGHKSEESEPKVKDASENGETERGDRLRTANSKEESEPKATELPMTGESEGGKGRLCRPKGNNVDGKDESGKKVMDSSVKADSKRGHKMLRRPSRFDYRGNGKGWGYKNEKPRQSAGLAWVKKGEVSDGNVAGVHSLEHSISGSTRESLNA from the exons ATGGAGGCTCTGCCTTCAAATTACGTCACTCTGCTCCAGCTGAAGGAGCGATACCTGAAAGAGAAGGAGGAGCAAGAGCAGAGGAagagggaggaggaggagcgaGAACGAGAACGAgcggagaaggagaaggagaaggaagaGGAGCTCCCGCTGCAGCAGCTCAAAGAAGAGGAGGCGAAATTGCCTTCAAATTACGTCACTCTGCTCCAGCTGAAGGAGCGATACCTGAAGGAGAAGGAAGAGCGAGAGCAGAAGGAGGAGCAGGAGCGAGTGCAGAAGGAGGAGCAGGAGAAGGAAGAGGAGCTACGGCTGCAGAAGTTCAAAGAAGAAGAGGCGAAATTGCGGAAGCCGGCTGGCGTCGTTGTGGCGAAGAGTAGGGGGAGGATTAGTCGGCCGGTGGTTGACCGGAAAGAGTATCGGCTGGTGGTTGAACTGAAAGAGGTTGGGGCGGTGGCTGACCGGAGTGTTTCGGAGTGCGAGGGCGGGGAGGGAGAGGGGAAGAGCgaggtggtggaggaggagaagagatggaagaagaaggagaagaagaagaagaagaaggagaaggagaaggagaaggaaggTGAAGAGAGTAGCGAGAAGGCAAGTAATGGTTTGAGACGAAATGGAGGAGGGAAGAGGAGAGGTGGCGGTGAATTTAGGGTTAAGAGCAAAAATAGCAGCACTGTGGGTGCGAACGATGAGATTGAGCCGAAAGTTAGGGATTTAGAGAGGAATGGTGAGATGGAGAGAAGGAATGATAGGCAGAGGAGGCCGTATAGGAGGAATGTGGGAGACAAGGAAGAGATTGAGCCCAGAGGCAGGGAGTTTGAGACGCATGGTGAGACTGAAAGAGGGAGTGATAGGCGGAGTAGGCCAAATCACAGGAGTGGGGGTTCTAGAGAGGAGATTGAGCCAAAAGTAAGGGACAAAAGAGTGAGGAATGGTGAGACTGAAGGAGGGAGTGATAGGCTGATGGGGCACAAGAGTGAGGAGAGTGAGCCAAAAGTTAAGGATGCGTCGGAGAATGGTGAGACTGAAAGAGGTGATAGACTGAGGACGGCTAATAGCAAAGAGGAGAGTGAACCAAAAGCTACGGAATTGCCAATGACTGGTGAGAGTGAAGGAGGGAAAGGTAGATTGTGCAGGCCGAAGGGCAATAATGTGGATGGGAAGGATGAGAGTGGGAAGAAAGTTATGGACTCATCGGTGAAGGCAGATAGTAAAAGAGGACATAAAATGTTGAGGAGGCCAAGTAGGTTTGATTACCGTGGTAATGGAAAAGGTtggggttacaagaatgagAAACCGAGACAGTCAGCTGGCCTGGCTTGGGTTAAGAAGGGAGAGGTTTCTGATGGCAATGTTGCTGGAGTTCACAGCTTGGAGCATTCTATTTCTG GTTCAACTAGAGAGTCTCTGAATGCATAA
- the LOC126782213 gene encoding WD repeat-containing protein PCN, translating to MLEVYRNSSVDWKPSPVVALATSVDDAQVAAARADGSVEIWLVSPGAVGWHCQLTIHGDANTSVSSLIWCRAGSKGLPCGRLFSSSLDGSVSHWDLFNLKQTTILESVGVSIFNMAVAPFVNDTETVNDNGDDPESSDSDTSDSEDDSDSDDDNAPAVLVNPRVALAGDDGFLQIYSINDADEFVYTKSMPRVSGRVLSVAWSPDAKFIYAGSSDGMIRIWDARGGIEKHRITVGLGGLGSGSELCVWALFSLRCGTLVSADSTGSVQFWDSQHGTLLQVHSYHKGDVKALAAAPSHNRVFSAGSDGQVILYKLSNETVESIVGSAPTVMKKWIYVGYTRAHTHDVRALAVAVPISREDPLPDQGRKRARRKEKPVDFSYLKWAHLGVPMLISAGDDTKLFTYPVKEFTQFSPHDICPAPQRVSIQLAPNTEFSQTSLLLVQGSDSLDILHVRVKPGAFFDMGRCPTGGLASTNGLFQIKSPRKITCSTISNSGVFFAYSDHAKISLFELKKCIRSGKKEVKCKVGESELTLNKREFPRKLPFAHSMVFTFDSSRLMIAGHDRKIYVVDVQSSQLVHTFSPCRDLHDQELPPTEPPITKMFTSSDGQWLAAVNCFGDVYVFNLEIQRQHWFISRLDNASVTAGGFSPRNNNVLIITTSSNQVYALDVEERKLGDWSRQHTYVLPKRFQEFPGEVIGLSFPPSPSPTSVIVYSARAMCLIDFGMPVDRDDESDMVNGQEPALMNLQSNGKLKRKWTDSQTKSKLFGRKNFEFIPFGDPVLFIGHLSKSSVLKIYKPWMEVVRNFDSAPVDKHTFGT from the exons ATGCTCGAAGTCTACAGAAACAGCTCCGTCGACTGGAAGCCGTCGCCCGTCGTCGCCCTAGCCACCAGCGTCGACGACGCGCAGGTCGCCGCCGCCCGCGCCGACGGCTCCGTCGAGATTTGGCTCGTCTCCCCCGGCGCCGTCGGATGGCACTGCCAGCTG ACGATTCATGGAGACGCTAACACTAGTGTTTCGTCGCTCATTTGGTGCCGAGCCGGCTCGAAAGGTTTGCCGTGTGGTAGGTTGTTCTCTTCCAGCCTCGACGGCTCGGTTTCGCATTgggatcttttcaatttgaagcAGACG ACTATTTTGGAATCTGTTGGGGTCTCAATCTTTAATATGGCCGTGGCACCTTTTGTTAATGATACAGAGACTGTGAACGATAACGGGGACGATCCAGAAAGTAGTGATAGTGATACCAGTGACAGCGAGGATGATTCCGACTCAGATGATGACAATGCACCAGCAGTTCTAGTGAACCCTCGTGTGGCGTTAGCTGGTGATGATGGTTTTCTACAAATTTACAGTATTAATGACGCGGATGAGTTTGTATACACTAAATCGATGCCTAGGGTCAGTG GACGTGTTTTGAGTGTGGCGTGGAGTCCCGATGCAAAGTTTATATATGCAGGGAGTAGTGATGG CATGATAAGGATCTGGGATGCCAGAGGAGGCATTGAAAAACATAGGATTACAGTTGGACTAGGAGGTTTGGGTAGCGGATCTGAACTCTGTGTGTGGGCTTTATTTTCTCTGAG GTGCGGGACCCTAGTAAGTGCAGACAGTACTGGAAGTGTTCAGTTTTGGGACAGTCAGCATGGAACTCTACTGCAAGTGCATTCATATCACAAGGGGGATGTGAAAGCTCTCGCAGCGGCTCCCAGCCATAATCGGGTGTTCTCTGCTGGTTCTGATGGTCAG GTTATTCTTTATAAGCTCTCTAATGAGACGGTGGAATCTATTGTTGGGTCTGCTCCTACTGTAATGAAGAAATggatctatgttggctataccAGAGCTCATACACATGATGTTAGGGCTTTAGCAGTGGCTGTACCAATTAGCAGAGAAG ACCCCCTACCGGATCAAGGTAGAAAAAGAGCCCGCCGTAAGGAAAAGCCTGTTGATTTTAGTTATCTTAAATGGGCACATTTGGGTGTTCCTATGCTTATCTCTGCTGGTGATGACACAAAGCTCTTTACCTACCCTGTTAAGGAGTTCACACAGTTCTCTCCGCATGATATATGCCCCGCGCCTCAGAGAGTATCCATTCAATTGGCACCTAATACAGAATTTAGTCAGACATCATTGCTTCTTGTTCAAGGTTCTGATTCATTGGATATCTTGCATGTACGAGTAAAACCAGGAGCCTTTTTTGATATGGGTCGCTGTCCTACTGGGGGTCTAGCCTCAACGAATGGCCTGTTTCAAATTAAGTCACCTCGAAAGATCACTTGCAGCACCATATCTAACTCAGGGGTGTTTTTTGCTTATTCGGACCATGCAAAAATTAGTCTGTTTGAGTTGAAGAAGTGTATCCGATCGGGAAAAAAAGAAGTGAAGTGTAAAGTTGGCGAAAGTGAATTGACTCTTAATAAAAGAGAATTTCCTCGAAAACTACCATTTGCACATTCAATGGTTTTTACTTTTGATTCTTCTCGCTTGATGATAGCAGGGCATGATAGAAAAATATAT GTTGTGGATGTACAGAGCTCACAGCTAGTGCATACCTTTTCCCCATGCCGTGAtttgcatgatcaagaattACCACCTACTGAGCCTCCCATAACTAAAATGTTTACGAGTTCTGATGGGCAGTGGTTGGCTGCCGTTAACTGCTTTGGAGATGTGTATGTATTTAATCTGGAGATACAGAG GCAGCATTGGTTCATTTCAAGACTGGATAATGCCTCTGTGACAGCTGGAGGATTTTCTCCAAGAAACAATAATGTACTGATAATCACAACATCTTCAAATCAGGTGTATGCATTGGATGTCGAGGAGAGAAAATTGGGAGACTGGTCAAGGCAGCATACATATGTTCTCCCAAAGAGATTCCAAGAATTTCCAGGCGAAGTTATTGGGCTCTCTTTCCCACCTTCCCCAAGTCCAACTTCTGTTATTGTCTATAGTGCCAG GGCCATGTGCTTGATTGACTTTGGGATGCCTGTTGATCGAGACGATGAAAGTGACATGGTAAATGGTCAGGAACCAGCATTGATGAATTTGCAAAGTAACGGAAAACTAAAACGCAAGTGGACAGACAGTCAAACTAAGAGTAAACTCTTTGGTAGGAAGAATTTCGAATTTATTCCGTTTGGAGATCCAGTTTTATTTATAGGACATCTTTCCAAAAGTTCCGTGTTGAAAATATACAAACCATGGATGGAAGTGGTTAGGAATTTCGACTCTGCACCTGTAGACAAACATACTTTTGGGACATAA
- the LOC126785049 gene encoding calcium-transporting ATPase 3, endoplasmic reticulum-type: MEDAYARSASEVLDFFGVDPKRGLTDAQVSEHARLYGQNVLPEEKRASFWKLVLKQFDDLLVKILIVAAIISFFLALINGDTGLTAFLEPSVILMILAANAAVGVITETNAEKALEELRAYQADNATVLRNGCFSILPATELVPGDIVEVAVGCKIPADMRTIEMLSNQLRVDQAILTGESCSVEKDLESTIATNAVYQDKTNILFSGTVVVAGRARAVVVGVGSQTAMGGIRDSMLQTEDEVTPLKKKLDEFGTFLAKVIAGICVLVWIVNIGHFRDPAHGGFLRGAIHYFKIAVALAVAAIPEGLPAVVTTCLALGTRRMARLNAIVRSLPSVETLGCTTVICSDKTGTLTTNMMSASKVCVLHTVQHIPVISEYSVSGTTYAPEGTIFDTVGNQLDFPAQLPCLLHIAMSSALCNESVLQYNPDKGSYEKIGESTEVALRVLAEKIGLPGYDSMPSSLNLLSKHERASYCNHYWENHFKKISVADFTRDRKMMSVLCSRDQLQIIFCKGAPESIISRCTNILCNNDGSTIPLTANIRAELESRFHSFAGKETLRCLALAFKRMPMDVPTLSHNDENDLTFIGLVGMLDPPREEVKKAMLSCMTAGIRVIVVTGDNKSTAESLCRKIGAFDHFVDLAGHSYTAAEFEELPALQKTIALQRMALFTRVEPSHKRMLVEALQHQNEVVAMTGDGVNDAPALKKADIGIAMGSGTAVAKSASDMVLADDNFATIVAAVAEGRAIYNNTKQFIRYMISSNIGEVVCIFVAAVLGIPDTLAPVQLLWVNLVTDGLPATAIGFNKQDSDVMKAKPRKVSEAVVSGWLFFRYLVIGAYVGLATVAGFIWWFLYSDTGPKLPYTELINFDTCGTRETTYPCSIFDDRHPSTVSMTVLVVVEMFNALNNLSENQSLLVIPPWSNLWLVGSIIITMILHVLILYVHPLSVLFSVTPLSWAEWTVVLYLSFPVIIIDEVLKFFSRSSGGVRLNFHLRRRDRLPRKDLHDK, encoded by the exons ATGGAGGACGCCTACGCCAGATCCGCCTCCGAG GTGCTGGATTTCTTTGGCGTGGACCCGAAAAGAGGTCTCACTGATGCTCAG GTTTCGGAACATGCTAGACTCTATGGCCAAAACG TTCTTCCCGAAGAGAAAA GGGCTTCGTTCTGGAAACTGGTCCTGAAACAGTTTGATGATTTGCTTGTTAAGATATTGATCGTTGCAGCAatcatttcattttttctgGCTCTAATCAATGGAGATACAGGATTGACAGCATTTTTGGAACCTTCT GTTATCCTAATGATATTGGCTGCAAATGCTGCAGTAGGAGTGATTACAGAAACTAATGCCGAAAAGGCTCTTGAG GAGCTACGTGCATACCAAGCTGATAATGCCACTGTTCTGCGCAATG GTTGCTTCTCAATACTTCCAGCAACAGAGCTCGTCCCTGGGGATATAGTTGAAGTGGCTG TGGGATGCAAAATTCCAGCTGATATGAGAACAATTGAGATGCTCAGTAATCAATTACGTGTTGATCAGGCAATTCTTACAG GTGAGAGTTGCTCTGTGGAGAAAGATCTTGAATCCACCATTGCAACAAATGCTGTATATCAAGACAAGACAAATATTCTTTTCTCA GGTACAGTCGTTGTGGCTGGTAGGGCTAGAGCTGTTGTAGTGGGAGTTGGAAGTCAGACTGCAATGGGTGGCATACGAGACTCAATGTTGCAAACAGAAGAT GAAGTGACACCATTGAAGAAGAAGCTGGACGAATTTGGTACCTTTTTGGCGAAG GTTATTGCTGGGATATGTGTCCTCGTATGGATTGTGAATATAGGTCACTTTCGTGACCCTGCTCACGGTGGATTCTTACGTGGTGCGATTCATTACTTTAAG ATTGCAGTTGCCCTTGCAGTTGCAGCAATCCCTGAAGGCCTTCCAGCTGTTGTTACAAC TTGTTTGGCTCTTGGGACAAGACGAATGGCTCGGTTGAATGCCATTGTAAGGTCATTGCCATCAGTTGAGACCTTAGGCTGCACTACAGTAATTTGTAGTGACAAAACTGGGACTCTGACTACCAATATGATGTCTGCCTCTAAG GTTTGTGTGCTTCACACTGTACAGCACATTCCTGTTATCTCAGAATACAGTGTCAGCGGTACTACATATGCACCTGAAGGCACTATTTTTGACACTGTTGGCAATCAG CTTGATTTTCCAGCTCAATTGCCTTGTCTTCTCCATATAGCAATGTCTTCTGCCCTTTGCAATGAATCTGTCTTGCAATATAATCCAGACAAGGGGAGCTATGAAAAAATTGGCGAGTCAACTGAAGTAGCTCTCCGTGTCCTTGCAGAGAAG ATTGGTCTTCCTGGCTATGATTCTATGCCATCATCTCTAAATTTGTTAAGCAAGCATGAACGTGCATCATATTGTAACCACTATTGGGAGAATCATTTTAAAAAG ATTTCTGTTGCAGATTTTACTCGTGATCGAAAAATGATGAGTGTCCTTTGTAGCCGAGATCAATTGCAGATTATATTCTGCAAAGGTGCTCCAGAGAGCATTATTTCTAGATGCACAAATATTCTGTGCAATAATGATGGCTCCACTATACCATTGACTGCTAATATCCGAGCTGAGTTGGAATCAAGGTTTCACAG TTTTGCAGGAAAAGAAACCTTAAGATGCTTGGCTCTTGCTTTCAAGCGGATGCCCATGGATGTACCCACTCTCTCCCACAATGATGAGAATGATCTTACATTCATTGGGTTG GTCGGAATGCTTGATCCACCAAGAGAGGAAGTGAAAAAAGCTATGCTTTCATGCATGACTGCTGGCATACGGGTTATAGTTGTCACTGGGGATAACAAA TCCACGGCCGAATCCCTATGCCGCAAAATAGGTGCTTTTGATCACTTTGTAGATCTTGCTGGGCACTCTTACACCGCAGCTGAGTTTGAAGAGTTACCTGCTTTGCAGAAAACGATAGCATTGCAACGGATGGCATTATTCACCAG GGTCGAGCCTTCTCACAAGAGGATGCTGGTTGAGGCGTTACAACACCAGAATGAAGTG GTTGCAATGACTGGTGATGGTGTTAATGATGCACCTGCACTAAAGAAGGCAGATATTGGAATCGCCATGGGTTCAGGAACAGCTGTTGCCAAG AGTGCTTCTGATATGGTTTTGGCTGATGACAATTTTGCTACAATTGTTGCG GCTGTTGCAGAGGGAAGGGCAATTTACAATAACACAAAACAATTCATCAGATATATGATCTCTTCGAATATTGGTGAAGTTGTTTGTATATTTGTCGCAGCTGTTCTTGGTATACCTGATACACTGGCCCCT GTCCAGCTGCTCTGGGTCAACCTAGTTACTGATGGGTTGCCTGCTACAGCTATTGGTTTTAATAAGCAAGATTCTGATGTGATGAAGGCTAAACCTCGTAAG GTTAGCGAAGCAGTTGTTAGTGGATGGTTGTTTTTTCGTTATTTGGTGATTGGAG CTTATGTCGGGCTTGCCACAGTTGCGGGGTTTATTTGGTGGTTTCTTTACTCTGATACCGGTCCTAAACTGCCATATACTGAACTG ATTAATTTTGACACATGTGGCACAAGGGAGACGACTTATCCGTGCAGTATATTTGATGATCGCCATCCATCAACTGTCTCCATGACTGTTCTTGTGGTTGTTGAAATGTTCAATGCTTTGAATAATCTCAGTGAAAACCAATCGCTTCT TGTTATCCCTCCCTGGAGTAACTTATGGCTTGTTGGTTCAATAATCATTACAATGATCCTTCACGTACTAATATTATACGTGCATCCCCTCTCAGTTCTTTTCTCC GTAACGCCATTATCTTGGGCCGAGTGGACTGTTGTGCTGTACCTATCATTTCCA GTTATTATCATCGATGAAGTGCTAAAGTTCTTCTCAAGAAGTTCCGGTG GTGTGAGGTTAAATTTCCATTTAAGGAGGCGTGATCGACTGCCAAGAAAGGACTTGCATGATAAGTAG
- the LOC126784232 gene encoding uncharacterized protein LOC126784232 has product MRSTKQAHNQSRFLRIITVPIRALGKAKDFYVRSMTDVGDKFSYGGSTMSGPGGQFSNGLPKSFSTRSSSRTTQGTDDFSELVRAASARSYGTRIDVDKLLQEQLKRSATTTAMGSRQVLPKCGSVAMGRIDEDAPCDFEEEGDVKKDLYPRSRSYAVGKRSIAFV; this is encoded by the coding sequence ATGAGAAGCACCAAGCAGGCGCACAACCAGAGCCGATTCCTCAGAATTATCACAGTCCCCATCAGAGCACTTGGCAAGGCCAAGGACTTTTACGTCAGAAGCATGACGGACGTCGGCGACAAGTTCAGCTACGGAGGTAGCACCATGTCCGGCCCCGGCGGGCAATTCTCCAATGGTTTACCCAAAAGCTTTAGCACGAGATCATCATCGAGGACCACCCAGGGCACCGATGACTTCTCCGAGCTGGTGAGGGCTGCGTCGGCCAGGAGCTACGGGACTCGTATCGACGTGGACAAGTTACTTCAGGAGCAGCTGAAGAGGTCGGCGACGACGACGGCGATGGGGTCGAGGCAAGTGTTGCCCAAGTGTGGCAGCGTGGCCATGGGAAGAATTGACGAGGATGCTCCTTGTGATTTCGAGGAGGAAGGTGATGTCAAGAAGGACTTGTATCCCAGAAGCAGAAGCTATGCCGTCGGAAAGAGAAGCATTGCGTTTGTTTAG
- the LOC126784260 gene encoding LOW QUALITY PROTEIN: serine carboxypeptidase-like 7 (The sequence of the model RefSeq protein was modified relative to this genomic sequence to represent the inferred CDS: inserted 3 bases in 2 codons; substituted 2 bases at 2 genomic stop codons), translating into MPSCAGPSPSFSTCFTAACTLDQSSQLVKFLPGLEGPLPFVLETGYIGVGESEEVQLFYYFVKSKRXPLMLWLTGGPGCSVVTALFFEAGPLKFNVEQYNGSLPTLVLNPHSWTTASSIIFIDTPVGTGFSYARTTSSASQPGDLEQVQHALQFLRKWLVDHPSFMSNPVYIGGASYSGIPVPVLADQIANGNEAGVRPIINLQGYILGNPVTVRQDELNSEILFAHGMGLISDXLYQSLTRSCKGEYQNVDPSNVECVRVKHVQAYDECTSEINFAHILERHCDGLISPKLQTMLGKRRVLNDNNDMHHHFRSPLPALGCRTNGYLLSHYWANDPFVHKVLNIRKDHIKFVMQRSIGVWQRCDYEMPYVADLRGNXTFSTKGYPSLIYRLLNDMLVPFLATQAWIRLTNYNIVDDWRPWFVHDQIAGYIRTYSNDLCYLXTQGAGHTAPEYKGEECFNMFTRWIFGEPL; encoded by the exons ATGCCATCATGTGCTGGCCCTAGTCCAAGTTTTAGTACTTGCTTCACAGCTGCTTGCACTCTCGATCAGAGCTCCCAGCTGGTTAAGTTTCTTCCTGGACTCGAAGGACCTCTACCTTTTGTACTTGAAACTGG GTACATTGGAGTCGGGGAATCAGAGGAGGTTCAGTTATTCTACTACTTCGTCAAATCGAAAA ACCCCCTAATGCTTTGGCTTACTGGTGGTCCGGGTTGCTCTGTCGTCACTGCCCTTTTCTTTGAA GCAGGTCCTTTAAAGTTTAATGTAGAGCAGTACAATGGGAGTTTACCTACATTAGTGCTAAATCCACACTCTTGGACAACG GCATCTAGCATAATATTCATAGATACCCCCGTGGGCACAGGATTTTCGTATGCAAGAACAACTTCATCTGCTTCTCAGCCAGGGGATTTGGAACAAGTGCAACATGCCCTTCAGTTTTTAAGGAAG TGGCTGGTTGACCACCCAAGTTTTATGTCAAATCCTGTCTACATTGGAGGGGCTTCATATTCTGGAATTCCTGTCCCTGTTCTTGCTGACCAAATCGCAAATG GCAATGAAGCAGGTGTCAGGCCCATAATAAATCTTCAG GGCTACATACTAGGGAACCCAGTAACAGTGCGACAAGATGAACTCAATTCAGAAATATTATTTGCTCATGGAATGGGACTTATTTCTGATTAACTGTACCAG TCCTTGACAAGAAGTTGCAAAGGTGAATATCAAAATGTTGATCCTAGTAATGTTGAGTGTGTACGTGTGAAACATGTACAGGCTTATGATGAG TGTACTTCAGAAATCAATTTTGCACACATTTTGGAACGCCATTGCGACGGTCTTATCTCCCCAAAGCTGCAAACCATGCTTGGTAAAAGAAGAGTTCTCAATGACAACAACGACATGCACCACCATTTCAGATCACCTCTTCCTGCATTAGGCTGTCGC ACTAATGGATATTTGCTTTCTCACTATTGGGCCAACGATCCTTTTGTCCACAAAGTTCTTAACATACGGAAG GATCACATAAAATTTGTCATGCAGCGAAGCATAGGGGTTTGGCAGCGATGCGACTATGAAATGCCTTATGTTGCAGACCTTCGCGGCAA AACCTTCAGTACCAAAGGATATCCTTCTTTGATATACAGGT TACTTAATGATATGTTGGTGCCATTTTTGGCTACACAAGCATGGATAAGACTTACGAATTACAACATTGTTGATGACTGGAGACCATGGTTTGTCCATGACCAAATTGCAGG TTACATAAGGACTT ATTCTAATGATCTTTGTTACTTATGAACGCAGGGAGCAGGACACACAGCTCCAGAGTACAAGGGAGAAGAGTGTTTTAATATGTTTACAAGGTGGATATTTGGGGAACCATTGTAA